Proteins encoded in a region of the Brevefilum fermentans genome:
- a CDS encoding TldD/PmbA family protein, whose protein sequence is MQKQIKAQIDRIVSEGAIYADARWYPVEEEEYLAMWNGNLKSASASRESGIGVRVLYKGAWGFSASSDMNNLPGVFENALDNARTAAERVTFPVRLAEKDAIQASFTSPNQIDPFNVTYGEKVGFLKHMDDLLNQPGVAQRIVGLNFMRKQIIYIDSEGSEIEKHIIEVFPSIAVMGMDEEGMAHERTFRPSRLGETRGWETIDQELFTRESERIVRELNQVLKAEPCPKDDRSVILLPGIMFLQTHETIGHALELDRILGYELAFAGGSFVTLDDFGTLRYGSEKLTARADATAVNSPGSFGFDDDGVPAQDNLLIDRGILVGAITGRQMVEEANATARRQIFQGSSGANRATSFFRVPIERMTNINIDPGDDGTLEDIIKNTEKGIVLDGDKSWSIGSNREQFHFATEIGWLVEDGEVTHVVKNATYKGDTLKFYNALSAVGDESTWELKYVDNCSKGQPNQIMQLGHGIPVCRFDDVRIGE, encoded by the coding sequence ATGCAAAAACAAATTAAAGCGCAAATTGACCGCATTGTTTCGGAAGGCGCGATCTATGCCGATGCCCGTTGGTACCCGGTTGAGGAGGAGGAATACCTTGCCATGTGGAACGGCAACCTGAAGAGCGCCAGCGCCTCACGAGAGAGCGGGATCGGCGTACGCGTGCTCTACAAAGGTGCCTGGGGTTTTTCAGCCTCTTCGGATATGAACAACCTGCCGGGAGTGTTTGAAAACGCCCTGGATAACGCTCGCACAGCAGCAGAGCGGGTGACCTTCCCGGTGCGCCTGGCGGAGAAGGACGCTATCCAGGCGAGTTTTACCAGCCCGAACCAGATTGACCCGTTCAACGTGACCTACGGTGAAAAAGTGGGCTTTCTCAAGCATATGGATGACCTGCTTAACCAGCCTGGTGTGGCTCAACGCATCGTCGGGTTGAACTTCATGCGTAAGCAAATCATCTACATCGATTCAGAAGGGAGTGAAATTGAAAAACACATCATTGAGGTCTTTCCTTCGATTGCTGTGATGGGTATGGATGAAGAAGGCATGGCGCACGAGCGCACCTTCCGCCCCTCTCGCCTGGGTGAGACCCGCGGTTGGGAAACCATCGATCAAGAGCTTTTCACTCGCGAATCTGAACGCATTGTGCGTGAGCTTAACCAGGTCTTGAAAGCGGAACCCTGCCCCAAGGACGACCGGTCGGTGATCCTTTTGCCGGGTATCATGTTCCTGCAAACCCACGAAACGATCGGTCACGCGCTGGAGCTGGACCGCATTTTAGGGTACGAACTGGCATTTGCCGGCGGTTCTTTCGTCACCCTGGATGATTTTGGCACCCTGCGTTATGGGTCGGAGAAGCTGACGGCGCGTGCCGATGCGACTGCCGTCAACAGCCCGGGCAGTTTTGGCTTCGATGATGACGGCGTTCCGGCGCAGGATAACCTGTTGATCGACAGGGGCATCCTGGTTGGAGCCATCACCGGGCGGCAAATGGTTGAAGAAGCCAATGCCACAGCGCGCAGGCAAATTTTCCAGGGCAGCAGCGGGGCTAATCGGGCGACCAGTTTTTTCCGAGTACCGATTGAACGTATGACCAATATCAATATCGATCCCGGCGATGATGGCACCCTGGAGGATATCATCAAGAATACTGAAAAGGGGATTGTGCTGGACGGCGACAAGAGCTGGTCGATTGGCTCGAACCGGGAACAATTTCATTTTGCTACCGAAATTGGCTGGCTGGTGGAGGATGGCGAGGTCACCCATGTGGTGAAAAATGCCACGTACAAAGGCGACACCCTTAAGTTTTATAATGCCCTGTCTGCCGTGGGCGATGAATCGACCTGGGAGTTGAAATACGTGGATAATTGTAGCAAAGGGCAGCCCAACCAGATCATGCAATTGGGTCATGGCATCCCCGTTTGCCGGTTTGATGATGTACGGATCGGAGAATAA